In Hevea brasiliensis isolate MT/VB/25A 57/8 chromosome 13, ASM3005281v1, whole genome shotgun sequence, a single genomic region encodes these proteins:
- the LOC110656388 gene encoding uncharacterized protein LOC110656388, with product MDFPKLFLHSSLLVLHFAFSSSKDTITINQTIHDGDFLISRENNFALGFFSPGSSRFRYLGIWYHKVREQTVVWVANRDDPINGSSGVLSIDQYGNIVLHSYHNQKVPIWSTNVSTEVTDTCVAQLLDTGNFILVHDGSKSTVWESFDHPMDTILPGMKLGLDRRTGMNRFLISWRSADDPGTGNFSLQINPKGSPQVFIYWGIKYIWRGVPWPLKSYTDITNVSFVNNQNETYVVYSVSYASVILRLMVDYSGLVKKLIWHEKDGKWNELWSVPKSTCDPYGHCGAYGICDPDFLSRRFECDCLPGYEPKSPRDWHILKDASDGCVRKRLESTSLCGHGEGFVKVANVKVPDTSAAVWVSTNMSPRDCEKNCRRNCSCSAYASIDIAGKETGCLTWYGKLMDTVPNREEGHDIYVRVDAVELAEIAQKWNGFLKRKDMLAILVVSVASAWFVIILLTYLWLKKKKKWVRNKWNKRWLDTIGTVENQVEGSMSHSEIAFFNLSTILAATNSFSLANKLGQGGFGVVYKGKLSNGKEVAVKRLSKDSGQGIDEFKNEILLIAKLQHQNLVKLIGCCIQGEEPMLVYEYMPNKSLDSFLFNETRKSTLDWRKRFHIIIGIARGILYIHQDSRLRIIHRDLKTSNILLDEEMNPKISDFGLARIFKGNQTHEKTNRIVGTFGYMSPEYVAFGKFSTKSDVFSFGIILLEIITGKRNNSFCQEDSCPSMIGKIWHLWREERAWEIVDSSLKHSCSPDEVLRCIQIGFLCVQEDVMERPTMSAIVLMLNSEISLPSPKQPAFTFRKSSIIRSSSLEPKEGFCSVDEETITEAVFPPKFHFNDDYRTSMDFPKLFLHSSLLVLHFAFSSSKDTITINQTIHDGDFLISRENNFALGFFSPGSSRFRYLGIWYRKVREQTVVWVANRDDPINGSSGVLSIDQYGNLVLRSYHNQKVPIWSTNVSVEVTDTCVAQLLDTGNLILVHDRSKSNVWESFDHPTDTWLPGMKLGLDRRTGMNRFPICWRSADDPGTGNFSLQINPKGSPQFFIYWGIKYIWRGIPWPWKSYADASNASFVNNQNETYATYSVSDASVILRLMLDYSGLVKKLIWHEKDGKWNEFRSMPKSTCDPYGHCGTYGICDPDFLGRRFECDCLPGYEPKSPRDWHILKDASGGCVRKRLESTSLCGHGDGFVKVANVKVPDTSAAVWVSTNMSPRDCEKNCMRNCSCSAYASIDIARKETGCLTWYGKLMDTVYNGAEGYDIYVRVDAVELAEIAEKWNGFLKRKDSLAVLVISVVSAWFVIILFTYLWLKKKKKKRVRNKWNKRWLDTIGSVENQVEGSMSHPEIAFFNLSTILAATNSFSPANKLGQGGFGVVYKGKLSNGKDVAVKRLSKDSGQGIDEFKNEVLLIAKLQHQNLVKLIGCCIQGEEPMLVYECMPNKSLDSFLFNETRRSILDWRKRFDIIVGIARGILYIHQDSRLKIIHRDLKTSNILLDEEMNPKISDFGLARIFKGDQTHEMTNRIVGTFGYMSPEYVVFGKFSTKSDVFSFGIILLEIITGKRNNSFYQEDFYPSMIGKIWHLWREERAWEMVDSSLKHSCSPDEVLRCIQIGLLCVQEDIMERPTMSAVVLMLNSEISLPSPKQPAFTFRKSSIISSSSLEPKERFCSVDEETITEVVCR from the exons ATGGATTTTCCAAAGTTGTTCCTGCATTCTTCTCTTCTAGTCCTCCATTTCGCATTTTCTTCTTCCAAAGACACCATAACTATAAACCAAACCATTCATGATGGTGACTTTCTGATCTCTAGAGAAAATAATTTTGCATTGGGATTCTTTAGCCCCGGAAGTTCCAGGTTTAGATATCTTGGAATCTGGTACCATAAAGTCCGAGAGCAAACTGTGGTGTGGGTAGCAAATAGGGATGATCCAATCAATGGTTCCTCGGGAGTTCTATCAATTGACCAATATGGAAATATCGTTCTCCATAGCTACCATAACCAGAAAGTTCCTATATGGTCTACTAATGTCTCAACAGAGGTTACAGATACTTGTGTAGCTCAGCTCTTGGATACAGGAAATTTTATTTTGGTCCACGATGGAAGTAAAAGTACTGTGTGGGAAAGCTTTGATCATCCAATGGATACTATCCTGCCAGGAATGAAACTTGGGTTGGACCGAAGGACAGGCATGAACCGGTTCCTGATATCTTGGAGATCAGCAGATGACCCCGGAACTGGAAACTTCTCACTTCAGATCAACCCAAAAGGATCACCACAGGTCTTTATCTACTGGGGTATAAAATATATTTGGCGAGGTGTTCCTTGGCCCTTGAAAAGTTATACAGATATAACCAATGTTAGTTTTGTCAATAATCAAAATGAGACATATGTGGTCTACTCTGTTTCTTATGCTTCTGTTATCCTAAGGTTAATGGTGGACTACTCAGGACTTGTTAAGAAACTAATTTGGCATGAAAAAGATGGCAAATGGAATGAATTATGGTCGGTACCAAAATCTACGTGTGATCCATATGGGCATTGTGGTGCCTATGGAATATGTGATCCTGACTTTCTTAGTCGAAGATTTGAATGTGATTGTTTACCGGGGTATGAACCCAAGTCCCCAAGGGACTGGCATATTCTAAAAGATGCATCAGACGGGTGTGTCAGGAAGCGGCTAGAGTCTACATCATTATGTGGGCATGGAGAAGGATTTGTGAAAGTGGCAAATGTTAAAGTACCTGACACTTCAGCAGCAGTTTGGGTGAGCACGAATATGAGTCCAAGGGACTGTGAAAAGAATTGCAGGAGGAATTGTTCATGCTCTGCATATGCAAGCATAGATATTGCTGGGAAGGAGACTGGCTGTTTGACATGGTATGGCAAATTGATGGACACTGTACCCAATAGGGAAGAGGGACATGATATTTATGTTCGTGTTGATGCAGTAGAATTAG CTGAAATCGCCCAAAAATGGAATGGTTTTCTTAAAAGGAAGGATATGTTAGCCATTTTAGTGGTATCTGTTGCTTCAGCTTGGTTTGTCATCATCTTACTTACATATTTGTGgctcaagaagaagaagaaatggg TGAGGAACAAATGGAACAAAAGGTGGCTTGATACAATTGGCACAGTGGAAAATCAAGTCGAAGGTAGCATGAGTCATTCAGAGATTGCTTTTTTCAATCTGAGCACCATACTTGCTGCAACTAACAGTTTCTCTCTGGCTAACAAACTAGGCCAAGGTGGTTTTGGCGTGGTTTATAAG GGTAAATTGTCTAATGGAAAGGAAGTTGCTGTGAAAAGACTTTCAAAAGATTCAGGGCAAGGAATAGATgaatttaaaaatgaaattttactgaTTGCAAAACTTCAACATCAGAATCTGGTGAAACTCATAGGATGCTGCATTCAGGGAGAGGAACCGATGCTAGTTTATGAATACATGCCAAACAAAAGCTTGGACTCCTTTCTTTTCA ATGAAACAAGAAAGTCAACCTTGGATTGGAGAAAACGCTTTCATATTATCATTGGGATTGCTCGTGGAATCTTATATATTCACCAAGATTCTAGGTTGAGAATTATCCATAGAGATCTAAAAACTAGCAACATTTTATTGGATGAAGAAATGAAtccaaaaatttcagattttggccTAGCTAGAATCTTCAAAGGCAACCAAACTCATGAGAAGACAAACAGAATAGTTGGAACATT TGGTTACATGTCTCCAGAATATGTGGCATTTGGAAAGTTTTCAACGAAATCTGATGTCTTTAGTTTTGGCATCATATTATTAGAGATCATTACAGGGAAAAGGAATAATAGCTTTTGTCAAGAGGATTCTTGCCCAAGTATGATAGGAAAA ATATGGCATTTATGGAGAGAAGAAAGAGCATGGGAGATAGTTGATTCATCACTAAAGCATTCTTGTTCTCCTGATGAAGTATTGAGATGCATCCAAATTGGGTTCTTATGTGTGCAAGAAGATGTAATGGAAAGACCGACCATGTCGGCTATCGTTCTAATGTTAAATAGCGAAATTAGTCTCCCTTCTCCTAAGCAACCTGCATTCACTTTCAGAAAGTCTAGTATTATTAGGTCTAGCTCATTAGAACCAAAAGAAGGATTTTGTTCTGTGGATGAGGAGACAATTACTGAGGCTGTAT TCCCACCTAAGTTTCACTTCAACGATGATTACAGAACCAGTATGGATTTTCCAAAGTTGTTCCTGCATTCTTCTCTTCTAGTGCTCCATTTCGCATTTTCTTCTTCCAAAGACACAATAACTATAAACCAAACCATTCATGATGGTGACTTTCTGATCTCTAGAGAAAATAATTTTGCATTAGGATTCTTTAGCCCCGGAAGTTCCAGGTTTAGATATCTTGGAATCTGGTACCGTAAAGTCCGAGAGCAAACTGTAGTGTGGGTAGCAAATAGGGATGATCCAATCAATGGTTCCTCGGGAGTTCTATCAATTGACCAATATGGAAATCTGGTTCTCCGCAGCTATCATAACCAGAAAGTTCCTATATGGTCTACAAATGTCTCAGTGGAGGTTACAGATACTTGTGTGGCTCAGCTCTTGGATACAGGAAATTTGATTTTGGTCCACGATAGAAGTAAAAGTAATGTGTGGGAAAGCTTTGATCATCCTACGGATACTTGGCTGCCAGGAATGAAACTTGGGTTGGACCGAAGGACAGGCATGAACCGGTTCCCGATATGTTGGAGATCAGCAGATGACCCTGGAACTGGAAACTTCTCACTTCAGATCAACCCAAAAGGATCACCACAGTTCTTTATCTACTGGGGTATAAAATATATTTGGCGAGGCATTCCTTGGCCCTGGAAAAGCTATGCAGATGCATCCAATGCCAGTTTTGTCAACAATCAAAATGAGACATATGCGACATACTCTGTTTCTGATGCTTCTGTTATTCTAAGGTTAATGTTGGACTATTCAGGACTTGTTAAGAAACTAATTTGGCATGAAAAAGATGGCAAATGGAATGAATTCCGGTCGATGCCAAAATCTACATGTGATCCATATGGGCATTGTGGTACCTATGGAATATGTGACCCTGACTTTCTTGGTCGAAGATTTGAATGTGATTGTTTACCGGGGTATGAACCCAAGTCCCCAAGGGACTGGCATATTCTAAAAGATGCATCAGGCGGGTGTGTCAGGAAGCGGCTAGAGTCTACCTCATTATGTGGCCATGGAGACGGATTTGTGAAAGTGGCGAATGTTAAAGTACCTGACACTTCAGCAGCAGTTTGGGTGAGCACGAATATGAGTCCAAGGGACTGTGAAAAGAATTGCATGAGGAATTGTTCATGCTCTGCATATGCAAGCATAGATATTGCTAGGAAGGAGACTGGCTGTTTGACATGGTACGGCAAATTGATGGACACTGTGTACAATGGGGCAGAGGGATATGATATTTATGTTCGTGTTGATGCAGTCGAATTAG CTGAAATTGCCGAAAAATGGAATGGTTTTCTTAAAAGGAAGGATAGCTTAGCCGTTTTAGTAATATCTGTTGTTTCAGCTTGGTTTGTCATCATCTTGTTTACATATTTGTGgctcaagaagaagaagaagaaaaggg TGAGGAACAAATGGAACAAAAGGTGGCTTGATACAATTGGCTCAGTGGAAAATCAAGTCGAAGGTAGCATGAGTCATCCAGAGATTGCTTTTTTCAATCTGAGCACTATACTTGCTGCAACTAACAGTTTCTCTCCAGCTAACAAACTAGGGCAAGGTGGTTTTGGTGTGGTTTATAAG GGTAAATTGTCTAATGGAAAGGATGTTGCTGTGAAAAGACTTTCAAAAGATTCGGGGCAAGGAATAGATGAATTTAAAAATGAAGTTTTACTGATTGCAAAACTTCAACATCAGAATTTGGTGAAACTCATAGGATGCTGTATTCAGGGAGAGGAACCGATGCTAGTTTATGAATGCATGCCAAACAAAAGCTTGGACTCCTTTCTTTTCA ATGAAACAAGAAGGTCAATCTTGGATTGGAGAAAACGCTTTGATATTATCGTTGGGATTGCTCGTGGAATCTTATATATTCATCAAGATTCTAGGTTGAAAATTATCCATAGAGATCTAAAAACCAGCAATATCCTATTGGATGAAGAAATGAAtccaaaaatttcagattttggccTAGCTAGAATCTTCAAAGGCGACCAAACTCATGAGATGACAAACAGAATAGTTGGAACATT TGGATACATGTCTCCAGAATATGTGGTGTTTGGAAAGTTTTCAACGAAATCTGATGTCTTTAGTTTTGGCATCATATTATTAGAGATTATTACAGGGAAAAGGAATAATAGCTTTTATCAAGAGGATTTTTACCCAAGCATGATAGGAAAA ATATGGCATTTATGGAGAGAAGAGAGAGCATGGGAGATGGTTGATTCATCACTAAAGCATTCTTGTTCTCCTGATGAAGTATTGAGATGCATCCAAATTGGGCTCTTATGCGTGCAAGAAGATATAATGGAAAGACCGACCATGTCAGCTGTCGTTCTAATGTTAAATAGCGAAATTAGTCTTCCTTCTCCTAAGCAACCTGCATTCACTTTCAGAAAGTCTAGTATTATTAGTTCTAGCTCATTAGAACCAAAAGAAAGATTTTGTTCTGTGGATGAGGAGACAATTACTGAGGTTGTATGTCGTTAA
- the LOC131171845 gene encoding G-type lectin S-receptor-like serine/threonine-protein kinase At1g11410: MLPGMKLGLDRRTGMNRFLISWRSAADPGTGNFSLQINPKGSPQVFIYWGTKYIWRGFPWPWKSYAYIFNASFVNNQNETYAAYSVSDASAILRLMLDYSGLLKKIIWQEKDGKWNEFQSTPRSPCDPYGHCGTYGICDPEFLSRRFECDCLPGYEPKSPRDWHILKDASGGCVRKRLESTSLCGHGEGFVKVANVKVPDTSAAVWVSMNMSPRDCERNCRRNCSCSAYASIDIAGKETGCLTWYGKLMDTAHDREEGNDIYVRVDAVELAEIAEKWNGFLKRKDMLAILVISVVSAWFVIILFTYLWLKKKKKRVRNKWNKRWLDTIGTVENQVEGSMSHPEIAFFNLSTILAATNSFSPANKLGQGGFGVVYKGKLSNGKEVAVKRLSKDSGQVIDEFKNEVLSIAKLQHQNLVKLLGCCIQGEEPMLVYEYMPNKSLDSFLFNETRRSILDWRKRLDIIVGIARGILYIHQDSRLKIIHRDLKTSNILLDEEMNPKISDFGLARIFKGDQTHEKTNRIVGTLYGIYGEKREHGRWLIHH, encoded by the exons ATGCTGCCAGGAATGAAACTTGGGTTGGACCGAAGGACAGGCATGAACCGGTTCCTGATATCTTGGAGATCAGCAGCTGACCCCGGAACTGGAAACTTCTCACTTCAGATCAACCCAAAAGGATCACCACAGGTCTTTATCTACTGGGGTACAAAATATATTTGGCGAGGCTTTCCTTGGCCCTGGAAAAGTTATGCATATATATTCAATGCTAGTTTTGTCAACAATCAAAATGAGACATATGCGGCATACTCTGTTTCTGATGCTTCCGCTATCCTAAGGTTAATGTTGGACTATTCAGGACTTCTCAAGAAAATAATTTGGCAAGAAAAAGATGGCAAATGGAATGAATTCCAGTCGACGCCAAGATCTCCATGTGATCCATATGGGCATTGTGGTACCTATGGAATATGTGATCCTGAATTTCTTAGTCGAAGATTTGAATGTGATTGTTTACCGGGGTATGAACCCAAGTCCCCAAGGGACTGGCATATTCTAAAAGATGCATCAGGCGGGTGTGTCAGGAAGCGGCTAGAGTCTACCTCATTATGTGGCCATGGGGAAGGATTTGTGAAAGTGGCAAATGTTAAAGTACCTGACACTTCAGCAGCAGTTTGGGTAAGCATGAATATGAGTCCAAGGGACTGTGAAAGGAATTGCAGGAGGAATTGTTCATGCTCTGCATATGCAAGCATAGATATTGCTGGGAAGGAGACTGGCTGTTTGACATGGTATGGCAAATTGATGGACACTGCACACGATAGGGAAGAGGGAAATGATATTTATGTTCGTGTTGATGCAGTCGAATTAG CTGAAATTGCCGAAAAATGGAATGGTTTTCTTAAAAGGAAGGATATGTTAGCCATTTTAGTAATATCTGTTGTTTCAGCTTGGTTTGTCATCATCTTGTTTACATATTTGTGgctcaagaagaagaagaaaaggg TGAGGAACAAATGGAACAAAAGGTGGCTTGATACAATTGGCACAGTGGAAAATCAAGTCGAAGGTAGCATGAGTCATCCAGAGATTGCTTTTTTCAATCTGAGCACTATACTTGCTGCAACTAACAGTTTCTCTCCAGCTAACAAACTAGGGCAAGGTGGTTTTGGTGTGGTTTATAAG GGTAAATTGTCTAATGGAAAGGAAGTTGCTGTGAAAAGACTTTCAAAAGATTCGGGGCAAGTAATAGATGAATTTAAAAATGAAGTTTTATCGATTGCAAAACTTCAACATCAAAATTTGGTGAAACTCCTAGGATGCTGTATTCAGGGAGAGGAACCGATGCTAGTTTATGAATACATGCCAAACAAAAGCTTGGACTCCTTTCTTTTCA ATGAAACAAGAAGGTCAATCTTGGATTGGAGAAAACGCTTGGATATTATCGTTGGGATTGCTCGTGGAATCTTATATATTCACCAAGATTCTAGGTTGAAAATTATCCATAGAGATCTAAAAACCAGCAATATCCTATTGGATGAAGAAATGAAtccaaaaatttcagattttggccTAGCTAGAATCTTCAAAGGCGACCAAACTCATGAGAAGACAAACAGAATAGTTGGAACATT ATATGGCATTTATGGAGAGAAGAGAGAGCATGGGAGATGGTTGATTCATCACTAA